The Limnohabitans sp. TEGF004 nucleotide sequence CCCACTACCCGTCGAACGCATTGCCGCCCTCCCCCACCCCTTGGATGGACATAATGGGCGCAATAGAGCCAGTGTTTTTTGTTTTATCCAAGCCCGCAACGACCTTGAGGCCATTCGTGCTTACCTTGAGAAATTCAGAAATCAGCCCAACACCCAACGAGCCTACCAACGCGAACTTGAGCGGCTTTTGCTTTGGTGCGTGATTGAGCGCAAAACTGCCCTCTCTTCGATGTTGGTTCACGATTGCGAAGCCTACAAGGACTTTTTGGAGTCACCCTCCCCTACCTTTTGCGGACCACGCGATAAGCGCTTGTCGCCCCGCTGGAAGCCTTTCACTGGTCCCTTATCCCCCGCCAGTCAACACCAAGCCGTGCAGATCATCCGTGGGGCGTTTTCGTGGCTTCAAGACGTTCGCTACCTTGGGGGAAATCCATGGACCGCCGTATCCGACCCTCGTCGAGAGAGACAGATCACCCCCTTAAGGCTAGACCGCGCCCTGCCCTCCTCATTGTGGGGAAAAGCATGCGCTGCGCTCGACCATCATTGCAAACCGGATGATGCCAAACAAGTTCGAATTGGCCGTGCTGCGATTTTGATTCTTGGCGACTCAGGACTTCGGATCAGCGAACTCTCCAGCGCACAAGTCAGCAACATAAGACAAAGCCCCGATGCAGATGTTCTGCTTTTGGACGTTCTTGGCAAAGGACTTAAATGGAGAACGGTTCCAATCAGCCCTCGAGCTCACGCTGCACTTAAGGATCATTGGCTGGATCTACCAGACACTCCCGCAAACCTGCTCAACCCAATCTCACGGCCAAGCACAAAAGCTAGCACAGCCAAGACGGCATCTGGATATGCTTCACGCGCTCTTGCTCGCGTGATTGGAAAAACGCTCCACACGATCAGTGGTGACCCAGAATTCACCCCTGATGAAATGATCAAACTCCGAACAACAAGTGCCCACGCGTTTCGTCACACCTTCGGGATGCACGCAGTTCGGTCTATGAAACTGAACTCAGTTCGTGAGATTCTTGGACACGAAAGCATTGACACCACATCGATTTACAGCCGCGAGGAAGAGCGGGAGTTATCACTCGATGCCCATAAATTTTTCAACGAACCCAAGACCTAGACC carries:
- a CDS encoding tyrosine-type recombinase/integrase, yielding MQIIRGAFSWLQDVRYLGGNPWTAVSDPRRERQITPLRLDRALPSSLWGKACAALDHHCKPDDAKQVRIGRAAILILGDSGLRISELSSAQVSNIRQSPDADVLLLDVLGKGLKWRTVPISPRAHAALKDHWLDLPDTPANLLNPISRPSTKASTAKTASGYASRALARVIGKTLHTISGDPEFTPDEMIKLRTTSAHAFRHTFGMHAVRSMKLNSVREILGHESIDTTSIYSREEERELSLDAHKFFNEPKT